The proteins below are encoded in one region of Sminthopsis crassicaudata isolate SCR6 chromosome 1, ASM4859323v1, whole genome shotgun sequence:
- the ABITRAM gene encoding protein Abitram: MAAEVGGISSAAPSLVDRYFTRWYKADVKGKPCEDHCILQHSNRICVITLAESHPLLQNGKTIKSINYQISANCSRLQNKVSGKFKRGAQFLTELAPLCRISCSDGEEYTVSSCVRGRLMEVNENILDKPSILQEKPSTEGYIAVVLPKFEESKSITEGLLTQKEYEEIVVKRVNNRPETS, from the exons ATGGCAGCCGAGGTCGGAGGAATTTCTTCTGCTGCTCCGTCACTGGTGGATCGATACTTCACCCGCTGGTACAAAGCCG ATGTGAAGGGAAAGCCGTGTGAAGATCACTGTATATTGCAACACTCTAACAG aatttGTGTAATCACATTGGCAGAATCTCATCCACTTcttcaaaatggaaaaacaattaaaagtatCAACTACCAAATCAGTGCCAACTGTAGCAGACTTCAGAACAAGGTTTCTGGGAAGTTTAAACGG GGAGCGCAATTTCTAACAGAACTTGCGCCTCTTTGTAGAATATCCTGTTCAGATGGAGAAGAATATACTGTGTCAAG ctgtGTGAGAGGACGGTTAATGGAAGTTAATGAAAATATTCTAGATAAACCATCCATTTtgcaggaaaag CCATCCACTGAGGGATATATTGCTGTTGTGCTACCCAAATTTGAAGAAAGCAAGAGCATTACTGAGGGATTATTGACacaaaaagaatatgaagaaatcgTGGTGAAAAGAGTTAATAACAGACCAGAAACATCATGA